A segment of the Hyperolius riggenbachi isolate aHypRig1 chromosome 8, aHypRig1.pri, whole genome shotgun sequence genome:
CTTTTCCTTTCTGGTCCTTCTTTGGGACAGTCTGAGAACTTTCAACTGAATTCCCTTCATTTTCATCTGACTGCTGAACCTCCATATCCATTCGATCAGTTCGCTTTCCTCTAGGTCTCCTGAGTGTAGGAGATATGTCAGCTTCAGGTCCTAAATCATTATTTTCAAGTTCTCTAGCCTCTGTTGTATCGTCCAATGCCTCTGCTATGGAGTCATTGATTTTGATACTCTGTGGGCTgtgctctttttttatttttccataaaATAAAGTAATTTCCGTCTGTGTTAAGCTATCTGAACTTCGAGGTTTCTTTTTACTCTTATGTTTCAGAGAACCTTTCTCATCTGTGTTCTTGCTGCACATGGGGTCTTCCAAAGCAGATGCTTCATGAAGACCTTCATCTTGCCTCTTTGCCTTCTTAGAAGATTTCTGAACCTCAACCTTATTCCTTTGCTCAAGTGGCTGATAGATGTTTTCAGTTGCATTGTTATTACCTTCAGGGATTGTCGTCTTCTTTGTTACTGAAACTTCTACATCATTTGACAcctttttcttctctttctttcCAGACCTACAAACATCTGTTTCAAGCTCTGCACCTTCCACGTCTGCCGGATTCTCCTCCAACACCACctcctttttcctcttttttgttttctctttctttctaGACATACAAACATTCTCCTCTCCATTCATACTAAGCCCAACTTCCTCTTCAAGTTCAGCATCTTCAGgtctatgttttttctttttcttctttcttgcaGAAGCTTCTACACCAGCATACTCCTCTGAAGCAAGCATTTTGATAGTTTCAAACATTACATCTGCATTTTCCAAGACCTCCTCTAATAAcacttcttttttcttctttttcttgtgCTTCTTATGGCTTTTTCCATCATTAAAATCACTATGTTCAGGAAATCTATGTCTAAAGCGTGGGCTTTGTTGACCAATTTCATCCGATGATCCGATAGTTTCAAACATTCCATCTTCTGCCTTTTCCAAAACCTCCTCTGATAAcacctcttttttctttttcttgtgcTTCTTATGACTTTTTCCATCATTAAAACCACTATCTTGGTCTGGTTCCGCCAACTCCTCCAGCACTCCAAAGATATCGGTTGAAGGTGTTAAGAGATTGTCTGCTGAGCCAACTGCCTCACAATTCTcatctttctttttcttctttttattcaCAGACTCTTCTAAACCGGTGTACTCTGAAAACAAGGTGTCCTCCATGGTGGCATCTTTGTGGTGATGtttctttttgttcttttttctttGGTTATTGTCAGAGTCGATTTGCTCAAGGAATGAATCACCTAGAAAATAAACAATACTGCATCATTGTCACCTTCAGTACTACTTTACTGACCATTGCTTATGTAAGCCTTGAAACAAGGCTCACAGCTCTAAAAGGATGTGTATGCAAAGCACATCTAATTCTTGGGATCATGTTTTCAAGCAGATCTTAAGGTCCAAGCATACAAACGTCTGTGAAAATAGATCGCCAATATCACGGAAGTGACTTTGGAAAGACTTGTCCTTTCCGCACGCTGATATTGCAAATGACCAACTCATCTAAATACTGAACACGCAACAACATTATGCACGACATGTCTGCATCCAGTAGAACAACGTAGTTCAAATAACATTGTACACACGAGGCAGACAGCACAATATCTGCCCAACACGTATGAGTTGATCCGCCAAACGGATCTAGCAAAATGCCAGATATCGATCGCTCATCGCTGGGCTACATTTTGGCAAAATCTGTAGTTTGTCGAATGTTTTGAAAGACTATACTTTAGCGTGTGTATAACTTTATAGACTTTTTGCCAAGAGTCAATAAAGTGAAAAAATTAACCTAGACAGAGGATATCATttgcaaagcatttttttttatgttaacagacagtttgcattttttttctaaaagtttTATTAAGGCGAGtgtaaaaagttagatacttacctatggacatggaaggctctggatccaatagagccttccctgtcctctcttgtaCCCCTCGTTCCATCGCAGTCATCCCATTTAATTTGCCACCTTGGCGGCTTTGGAAGCTCTTGTGAacaccgagtgcttctgaagacgtgGAAACACACGGGTACATAAgggcttccaaagcctcccgaGGACTCTCAGACGTGTATTCCACCAATAGGttgagtacacacacacacacacaacaggggTGACAACGTTGGAACGAGGGAAGCAAGAggagacagggaaggctctgtgggATCCAGAGCCTGTCCACAGGTAAGGAATTTTTTTTGCCCTTATACTCACTCCAAAATAGgcaccaaggaaaaaaaaaagcaaaaacatgaATATTAGACCACCAAGACTGACACAGTAGAGCTAAAATAGAGCTTGACAGAGGCGCTGCAACTAACTGCACAACGTCTGAGTTAATCctttttgtattttgcctgaggaagcgggtgtgaaacccgcgaaacgcattgcaattgTTTTATTTGGAGTACAAATTAAATTTTGTCTTTACCAATCACATTGGTTGTGTTTAAccttctggggaggtaagtccacccttacccccctgattttactgtttttaaatcgtTTCatgttttttattctgctggcgcctctgtatccattgcacaatgttatccacctggtggatggctgtgaaaaccccttttttcctactacggagagcgacttcttagcctgagtggggacaggcttattTTCCCCATATGCGCTAACAGTGGTTGCCTGACActtggcaacccatgtttgtgagtatatctctacTTGCTATTACATTTATACCTcaatatcatcaataatacactattgggggctcccggttgttgtgtttttttctgttttacagtAGAGCTAAAGTACAAGCAACACTCCTAAAGCTGAGAATCGTTTGTAATTTGACGTTCTACATTCTATGCTGTAAACAAATGCAACTAAATCAAATACTATCCTGAGGTTTATACGTGCGAGTTTAATCCATCGACCTTGGGGTAAGCAATGCAGTTTGTATTTTTAATGCAGAAAAATGCCAACATACCATTTATAATGTGTCCTGGGTCACAACTTTAGTGTCACATCACATATATTCTCAAAAATAGCTTTGTCACCCAAAGGTGGCACATGCTTGAtgcttcagcatcagaaaaactttctttatctatatattgcagtatctgtatattgttgtataaTGGTATGtatccctgccctcccagtgatgtttagtctaGGCTGCTTAGCTATGCAGAATCCCCCACCCCCTTTCTCCCAGAGCAATCTGGGAGAAGGTTTGGTATATTTTGTAGTGGCTTACAAATTCTCTGAAACAAACCTtcagcagagctgcacctgacagcactTGAGATATTGCCACatctgatacatttcagaatgtgaatctggggaaggaaagatttacaatgggcaaactgactaaatctataaatgaatattgtaaaaaaaataaatgatgttattttttatttaaaggacaactgaagtgaaagaaaaaatagaggttgctatatttatttccagtttctcagcagccctgatgatctatttggctgcagtaggatgcagctaatcttgtcagatctgacaaaaatgtcagaaacaccttatctgcatatgcttgttcagggtctatggttacaagtattagaggcagaggaccagcaggacagccaggcaactggtattgcttaaaaggaaataaccatgGCAGCCTAGGTATCCCTCACTACAATTGCCCTTTAAGTTCCTCTTAaactggacccaaaccaaacatttaattaaaaatatttagttgcaccactctgacacatacaaagataaataaacactccttcaagcctataagcatttcattgcatgcttttcaccattcTCTTTACATAACTGTTTTAAACTGGTGGCAGCCatcagcaattcctcctttgccaggcacctcctactccaccagactgccggattctgtcccggcaatatgaaaaggaagggaggggttcctccaataaatttaaaatattttatttgtgtcatcatgcagctgaaaaaaggctgctatttattattataatttagaaaacagatttCTATTTCGgaaatcttgtattttaaatttgggtccactttaaattttacagagccacactaacttAACATGCATGCAGCTGCTTTAGACTTGTTGCCCCTGACAGATcaaggcatggattaatatggctctataacATTGGAATTGGCAAAGAGATGACTTGCATATTcaccagtgatgcatcatgggaaatctttcttgcttacaTAAAGCTGTcgaaattgcaaataccttctagtttaagaaggcaaatgtatatttaacctccctggcagtacgcagttacagaggctgcgtccgcgggaggatttttttaataaaatgtaatttaaatgctttagctagcactttgctagctaactatGCCTGCCAAGCCCCGCCGCacctctctgatccccccgatcgccgccggcaatatttacccctccgcgatCCCCGCAGCTTCACCAATCAGCTTCactcgttgctatggcgacgatcggacattccgtcatcgacatcatgcgcagtcccgatcctggccatagcgaagcctggagctgattgggaggctgcgccatcgcgggatccctggggggtacgtataacgggGGCGATCGGGGGAGAGCGCAGGGACTTGGGGGCATGGCTCAGTGcataatttgggtgccgtcagaAGTCAGAGCACAATCTACTGTAAAAACAttaaattcggccgccagcaatagctgggagCTGAATGACATCTTTCCCCATTAtcaatggcggcctggagggggaatagtatttagcgctGCCGGGACAtgagcaggagcagggtaagccgtagataggctgtatcctgtgcccaaatctcctggcggCTTAATTATATGTATGTCTCCCGGAAAGCTCACCATCGCCATCGTAAAAAGTGTGCTCAGGCATCAGTTTTCTCTTCATCTTTATATCTTGGCTGCTTCTTGGAGGAGTCTGGCTTCGTAGGTCTACAGAGAGCTTTCCAGGATTAGGCAAAATATCTTTCAGAGGTCCGGCAACAGTCTTTTCTTTTGGGTGTcaaaagctgtaaaaaaaataaaaataaaaaaaaattctttaaaaaaagatTCAACTTTTATAGTACAGTACAGAATCTGGGATTATAGTGATGGCAAAGAATGATGGGATTGATGCCCGAAGCAGTGTTATTATTGCACAATGGCAATAATACTGTTACTACCACCATCTGTGTTCCACATATTACGCAATTAACGCGACTCTCGGTACACAGCTAATGCGGTCATTATGCCGAAAGTGCACATTGTACAAGTAGCATATTGCACATTACCATAGTAATGATAGCATCacccatgtactgctggctgcagtaccTGCGCAATGGCAATAGTACTGTTACTACCACCAGCAGTGTACCGcattttattttttagtatttatatagcacctacatctgccgcagagctgtacagagtatatcatcttgtctctaactgtccctcaaaggggctcacaatctgatccctagcatagtcataggtctatatATGTATCGTTGTGCAATTAGTGTGATCCATGGTACATAGGAAACATGATCGATACACCGATAATGTGCATTGCGTAAGTAGCGTTATAAAAAaccaaaacagatactcacctatgagagggaaggctccgggtcctacagagcctcccCAGTCCTCTCCTCATCCCCTCGCAGGGCTCCTCTGTTTAAATCTTCCGCTGTGAGAGGCTTCAGAAGCCttggggagcctgagtgctcccgaagacaagtGGCTCTGTGCTGCACGTGTGCTAGACAGGGCGCGTGCGCCGTATGGAGCGGTCCGTcttagggagcccgagtgctcctgaagcaaACCCGCAGCGAAAGAGagcacccagagccttccctctccttaggtaagtatcagttttgttttttgcattttcgcttcagactcccttaaaTTTCTGGAAATATACCTAAAGGCCACTCCTGATAAGAACCCAAAGCCACTCTTGGTAAGAACCCAAAGACCCCAAGGCCACTCTTGGTAAGAACCCAAAGACCCCAAGGCCACTCTTGGTAAGAACCCAAAGACCCCAAGGCCACTCTTGGTAAGAACCCAAAGACCCCAAGGCCACTCTTGGTAAGAACCCCTATGCCCCCTGCATTTATGAGGATATCAGGGCTCCAGCATCTCTGAGGACTAAAAAAGGACAAAAATTAGTCCTAAGAATATGTCTATTAAAATGCATGAAGTTTAGGACACTTAACCACTGAACCAAATTGGTCTGAAAAAAAGATACTTCTTTGCAAATCAGTGAATGAATCAACTTATAGTCGAAATTCTGCCCCCGATTCTCAAGTCAGAGCTGAATAAATTTCATTTTGTGCTTATAATTACAGCTGAACTTCAATGATCTGTCCAGTTGAACAAACTGTTTTTAACAATTCAGAGGTGTCCTTTGGCCCAAACGAAAGTCTATGAGCATTTTTAAACGATTAAAGGAGACCAGATGTGAAAATAACCTAGAAAAAACGGGGGGGAGCAGGTATATGCGGTTACCTGTCCTTATACCTACCATTCCCTCCGCagtctacctaaatgcccctctggcagcctcttctgggtcgcTGGAGTCTGGCACTACTGCGCTACtggccagtgcctgcgcagtagtgcccAACTCTGGCACCagtgctggatatacagtacagtacaaataagcagcctggggaaaatgaggaataatgtgaacgtAAACAAAAAAGAGGATGCACTGTTACTACTTCAACTTTGCAATCACTGATAAAAGTATCGTCACAGTCCTCCCAcggaaatgtatgcactcccgggTACTCATTCCCTTGTTAGCCATGACCCTCCTGGTTTTGTGTGGAgtgcagtacaggctactttcactcaTAGTGCAGATTAGAGCGGGCCTACtcgctgcaaaactaaggagagtggagagtaGAGTGCTAAGTTCCGCCTGCAAAGGTATCGGAGCCATTCACATTACAGATGCAAATGGTTTtttatgattggctgcattttgaagagaggcttcacGATTGGCTCAATTATGAGCAGTAAGTTTTGCAGGACATGTGCTGCAAGTCCTACCCACAGatgtatcggagccactcacaggaagcgggTGGCTACCTCTGTTCAGCGATGGCTGACATTTTTTTaaga
Coding sequences within it:
- the TTF1 gene encoding transcription termination factor 1 — its product is MKRKLMPEHTFYDGDGDSFLEQIDSDNNQRKKNKKKHHHKDATMEDTLFSEYTGLEESVNKKKKKKDENCEAVGSADNLLTPSTDIFGVLEELAEPDQDSGFNDGKSHKKHKKKKKEVLSEEVLEKAEDGMFETIGSSDEIGQQSPRFRHRFPEHSDFNDGKSHKKHKKKKKKEVLLEEVLENADVMFETIKMLASEEYAGVEASARKKKKKKHRPEDAELEEEVGLSMNGEENVCMSRKKEKTKKRKKEVVLEENPADVEGAELETDVCRSGKKEKKKVSNDVEVSVTKKTTIPEGNNNATENIYQPLEQRNKVEVQKSSKKAKRQDEGLHEASALEDPMCSKNTDEKGSLKHKSKKKPRSSDSLTQTEITLFYGKIKKEHSPQSIKINDSIAEALDDTTEARELENNDLGPEADISPTLRRPRGKRTDRMDMEVQQSDENEGNSVESSQTVPKKDQKGKASSSKSKSEATGINSLVRTRDMQLLEEYFPNIRSLSLKSVKELVNAELERIKMAKSKGILFKTGKFDSAEDELIKKNVKDFLTMTGLESGEMLFHSYKFPQKKEIESLKKKYHFRLRIAEGLYRTTRAVHERGQKLFDSSSHKTCFTVKEIKKLKKHIREHGNSWTTIGVLTGRTNRNVQLKASLLRHKVNKGKWSIEEVNTLIQAVKKCVLGSLKGNKDVDLREMESVPKEKLYREIPWSMIEEEVKTRNWSQCKSKWNDILLLRMNDGITPFDGVLHLHTAIIVITWLQKNIKEDSDQIDWEELGNVIGNVPPGIMQQKIYKLKNRYVPGWQELSFKEIVDLLYTDIMPKLSERLHNSKKKHHYDVELPERKTEFSISDIFGEYIDPEKNQNSTSDYLCKNDDDCDDSD